In Lytechinus pictus isolate F3 Inbred chromosome 17, Lp3.0, whole genome shotgun sequence, the genomic window gatgatgatggtgatgatgatgttgttgatgatgatgatgatgatgatgaaggtggtaatgatgatgatggtggtgatgatgaagatggtgttgatggtggtggtgatgatgatgatggtgatgatgatgattgtggtgatgatgatgatggtgatggtggtgatgatgatggtggtgatgatgatgatgatgatgatgatgatgatggtgatgatgatgatgaggatgatggtgatgatgatgatggtggtgatgatgaagatggtgttgatggtggtggtgatgatgatgatgatgatgatgattgtggtgatgatgattgtggtgatgatgatgatgatggtggtgatgatgatggtggtgatgatgatgatgatggtgatgatgatgttgatgatgatgatgatgatgatgatgaagatggtgttgatggtgatgatgatgatggtggtgttgatgatgatgatcatggtggtgatgatgatgatgatgatgatgaagatggtgttgatggtgatgatggtgatgatgatgatgaagatggtgttgatggtgatgatgatgatgatgatgatgatgaagaagatggtgttgatggtgatgatgatgatgatggtgatgatgatgattatgatgatggtgattacgatgatgattattattgtgatgatcatgatgatgatggtgttgataatGGTGCTCTATATTCAGTGAAATCCAACAAACCAATATCTTTTTATTCCTGTTACTTGAAGGAATCAATATTTTCAACATTATCTTTTTTAAAGGAGGCCCAAATTTCCACTCTGAACTATTCGCATCTGTCACATGATATAGACCTAACCTTTTGTctctaattttattttgatattatattaCAGCGTGCATATGCAGCCGTGTTGGTACAGATCCAGAGTCTAACTATAACTGTGTCAAGGATGAGAGGAGCCAGAGTAACATGGTAtggttttaagaaaaaaaaataaagcaaataattcACAGGATTCATAATTTACTATCTTGTTATCTGTTTCCCTACAACATTCATGTCACCCTATAATGTACCAAGAAAGACAGGAATAAACtcggcctacatgtatattctaagcattcatatttatttgttttagaCATCAAATGGTCATCAaatcttttatatttttaaattctatatattatttcctttcatttctatctaatttatttccatattcaaattcaagtataaaaaaaaattatgggatGGAACAATTAACAAATTACTGAATTTAGTAATTCTCATAGGCCTTGTAAAGGGACCAGTCGGCAGTATGTTAAGATGCAgaatttagccaacattggcaACATTTTTTCTTCCCATCACCATCCTACTTGTGCATTTActcatttatttacatttatgtTCTGCTTTCTTTATGAGGAAAGTCTGTTTTTTGTTACAACTGTGTGTAAACTAtcagaggaaaagaagaaatgatGCATAGAACACTGAGGTTAACAAACTGAAACTATGGTAATAGAGAACAGACAGGTGCATTGGAGGAAATAACATAGATTTGAATTCTAGTCAAAGGGGCCTGAGTCTGCACAAATGGTATTATCTTGAAATGATGTTATTACCCTTTGACCTCCCACTTTAAACCTCTCTCTTGAAATGAAACTACTTCTTGGAAGTATAATTGGCAGTTCCATTAATAGCTCATACCCAGTAGATTTAGACATTTtctcaacttaaaaaaaaaatggacttCAAAGCATTTGTAACTAATTGTTATGATGGCAATATGGTATGCAagctatatttttattattcttgcATGTTGGGAtcccatggggggggggggcaattccaTTAAATTTGGATGttggaagaggggggggggggctgtagcCTGCAGCTTGTTGGACTTTCCAGAAATGATTTGTCCTCTGTTTTCTAGTTCATATGAAAACTTGTAACACTCTCAAATCATCATAGATTGGGCAGTTCTTGAAGCAAGGTTAAAATGGAGAAAGTGTGGGtcaaatgtacaaaaatgtgaTTACTCTTTGGAATTGccctttatttattcatgtagtgttttatttatctatttaatttAAGTTTTACTTAATCAGTGTAGCCTCATCAGTTATACAATCTGCTGTCCTTGAGGGACCTTAGTTTACCTATTGCCTTTGAAGGCTTGTCCATTTCCATTCATGTTGATATTGACCTCATTGACAATTGAATGGCATCAAATAATGTACCTTCTCCTATTAATTAATCTGTTTCCTTTCCTCTACCTTATAGAATCCAGGAGACTGTTTTTGTAAGGAGGGATACGCTGGCCCGAGCTGTGACAGGTGCGCCCGTGGATACCGTGGGTACCCGGATTGTGAGAAGTGCGAGTGCAGTGATGCTGGTAGCTCTAACGTGGACCCTTGTGAAGGACCATGCGAATGCAAGGTAAGGATTATatccatttggttataaatctgTCTGTCCGCTTGTCTTCCTGAACAAATATAGTATATAGTCACCATGGTCCCATTGTCCGCAAGGtgtcaaaatcaaagaaagaaaaaatgtcaatatttgtttgaataGGATCTGCAAATGTGAATTATCTCATAATATCTTCAACGTTAGGTTGCttattcttttctgttttctcaaagatacatgtacttatgctctgaatattaatgagatGCTTTTAAATGATGTAGTTATACCCTGCCTCCTAAATACCTGCTTTCTTTTAAATGTTATCATTGTCGTTTGTTTAGTGTATTGATCAACCAAAATATTACCATGAAtatgatatgtatatatttctaaTGCTTAATATTTCACCTTCAATCATATACTTCTGTTTGGTTACAGTCTAACAGTTATATCTTGATCCATCTGGAAATGTGAAgataattttcttgtatttttcatgtttgtttGTCTATTTGCCATAGCCCAATGTAGAAGGATCTAATTGTGACACATGTAAGAGAGGATTCTTCAACCTTGTAGGTGATAACCCTGATGGATGTGGACAGTGCTACTGTTTTGGTATCACCACAGAGTGTACAAGTGTTCCATGGGGAATTGAACAGGTTGGTAGTACAATTATAGCAAtattgtatttcaatttttggtatctttttaaagtttaaatacCAAGATAGGATACCCTTTGAATGTGTGTTGGACGCCAGGGACGTTgctaggaggggggggggggcaccctcCAAACTCACCACTGTCTGCGaatatattgtatgtttgaatttgatgatgaggctgcgatgatgcaaggaatgctccccagggagtggaaattgtgtactttttgTGCGGGAtggaaatgaatccaatgacaggggtaataatacatgtatgttgtaaagcgctttgagccattctgggaaaagtgctatataaaattGGCTATCATTGGAGTTGGTAAGTTTTTTATTCCCCAAATCGCACCCCCCTTGCAAGAAGCTGGTGATGGCACATGACACTGATTTGGTATTACAGCATTATGTATCATTATTCCTGGGAGGAAATCCTTTAGATTTATTGGATTGAATGCTATGGTTTGAATGTCACATTTTGTAATCAACCCATAAGTAATGATGCTCTACTACACGAAAACTAGGAATGTATTCTACAGATGTAAAATACTCTTTTTTATGTGCGGAATTCTACACACTTACCAAGTCTAGCTGACATTTGTACTTGTTTGTGGCATGTTTTATGTAACTGAAGATAGAAAATCTGTAGGTGGAAAACAAGTAGATCAACTTTACatgtaatatttgattaatcaattatgaatgatgtataaaaaaagataaaagagaaaTTAAGAAGTACAAGACAAATGAGCATTTGTGTTAATGATAAatgagcattattattatttgttttctcaATATAGGTAACCACACTCTCTGGTTGGTTTGTGACTAACCTAGAACGTTCATCCTATGCATTCCCTGATACCACCGGTACTGACATGCTAGCAATCAACCATTACAAGGCATTGGAAGACCTGGGAAACACAGGCTACTATTGGTTTGCCTCCACGGAATATCTTGGTAACAAGGTAAATATGTTTGATCCTTATTTAATACGTATATTGGCCAAGTTAGTATATGCTGATGCAGTAATTCAAAAGATAACACACTATTGAAATATCCTTCTGGAAGGTCAAAACCTACCCTTGGTGATAGAGCAGTTGCACGTACATGGGGCTCCCAAATCAAGGAATTCACTCCCACACTCTATAAGGGAATCACCCTCAGTTAATATGTTTGAAACTAATCTTAAGACCTCAAAGAATTATTCTTTGAAATgtaccatttattttgttgtgtGCAGTTAAATATATGATTACACTAGCTGTGCAATATAAATATGctctttttttactattttaagGTAGCTGCTCCAAACTTTGCTGAATTTcagacatgatttttttaattaatatattcaatcattcattgtaattcaatgaaagaaaataagggTTTAAATATTGGCACTTCACATTCCAGTTTGTAAAGTCATGTGCGACTTcattctaaaacattttttataagTCATcctgtttttattttctatatcaCAGCTTTCATCCCATGGAGGCTACCTTACATTCTCCGTGAGTTATAGCATACAGAGAGGAGATATATACCAACAACCAACCAGGGATGCAGATGTCGTCATAGAGGTAATACCGAATATATTGTTTTTCAGATCACActttaatgaaatacatgtacatgtactcttaTCAATTCATTAATTGAGATTGTGTACAGTAAACGGTATAAATatgtttatgtacatgtatttagttgATAAAATTTTGAAGTGCTTTGTAACCAAAAGGTACATGAAAAGGCGCTATACCAAATCTGTCCTGCCACCCCGAAACCCAAAATAAGTCgcccaaaatgaaataaatgatgtTCATCAGTAGTGCGTTTTATAGGCAAAGCGATGGTTATTTTGATGTCTTTTACAGGTGAATCCCTTCAAACGCAATTATTTCTCTCTGTGTATTGGTTTAATGAAGTACATAGTGAAGTGACATCATGAAAGGGTACTAGAATTTGGTAATGAATTTAATCACTACATTTGCTGTGCTCTGTTTCTAGGGTGACCGTCTCCTGCTCTACCAGAGCTTCCTGTACCTGCAGCCGGAAGAAGAACGCACAGCGAGGATCCAGATGGCTGCTGGGAACTGGTTTGTCATGACCTCGGACGTTGACCTCTCAACCGGGGTCATGGGTCGAAGGGCGACCTCTGAAGAGTTCATGAGGGTGCTGGCTGATGTGAGGATGCTCCTGATAAGGGCCTCGTATAACACTAGGCCAAGAGAATCAAGGTATATAGTTATTTTCAGTTCATTGaggtggggatgatgatgatgatgatggtgatagtgatggtgatgatgatgaggatgatgataataatgatgatgatgatgaggatgatgaagatgatgataataataataataagacattTATAATGCGCAAAACATATCCACCCTATTAggggtgctcaaggcgcttacaATAAACTTAACTCACTACTGGTACAACTTACAATTTGGCCATTAGATAAGTTTTCAAACTGGCCTTGAAATGTTCTACTTATCTACAGTCTTTTAGTTTAGTTGGAAGATTGTTCCATAGACGGGGAGCTGCTGATGCAAATGCACGATCTCCCCATGACCGTCTGGTTTTGGGAATAGAGAGATCGAGAGAAGAAGTCTTAGAAGAGCGAAGACCAGAGCGACCAGGTTTGCGAAAATCAAGAAGAGATGAGATGTATTCTGGTGAAGAGAAGGTCAGCGCACGATATGCTATCAGAAGAATTTTATAGGTGATACGATGTTGAACAGGAAGCCAATGAAGGGACTTAAGGACTGGTGTGATACGGGAAGACCTCCGCGTATAGGTAACTAGACGTGCAGCGGCATTCTGAACAAGTTGGAGCCTCTTTACTTGAGACAAGGGAATGCCGTACAACAAAGAgttacagtgccggccgcgggaaacgtcacagtgccccctagggcgaacgcggtagcccgtagcggacattcgaggggagcggacgagggAAGACGCCCGCGTCCGCTCCCCTAGGACATGAGTGCCCTAGGGGAGTGCCCGCGTCTATCCTAGGGTGTTTCCCTGGGATGTTCGGCCGTGCattcttggtcgaaagaggaggtctgatttgacacattcgttcaagactgcatgtgatttttatctcgtatcaagcataagttttcgatcatttatcgtggataaaatctgttatgaaaattacaaagttttgggttgataactggGATATTAGGCTTTTTCACCGAATGACTTATTGTGTTCGATTACACACTGGCACCAGCGTAAAGGGTCCTTTCCTATGAATATTCTTCCCGCGGtgtccgttatttcattcactgacaTGGTTAGTCGTGATCGTAAATGAGTTTCTGACAAAGGAGCAGGTATTTGTCGATGTTGACCCTACATTCCGGAGGTCGTCCTAGAACTATTTACTCTTCTTTCCCTGCAtggtcatccttttttatataccctgacatgcctttcaggcgcggatctacgagatgcagataaaagggagaagaagaaagcaaaaatgaaagaaaatgcgaaaaggaagggatggattgaagacgagaaggaaagagataagagaaatagaaaaagtgagagaaggggaaaggggagaaagagaaaatagaggaggggggggggggcgaagaggagaaagagggagaggggtaaagaaaagaaataaggaaaaggtgaaatggagaagaaaacagaggggataaaaaaagggaaggtgagacagaaagaaaagagggaaaaggagaaaaggaaaatagattgaaaatcgaaggggagaagaagagacaaaggaagaaaaggaagaaggacataatgagaaagagagaaggataaGGAggggaaaattaaataaaatgaagaagggagacataataaaatggagtaaaaaagcgGAGGAGGGAAGGGAAGGAAGGATGCAGGAAAAGGTAAGAAGTACAGGGGACAAAAGAAGTGGGACTTAAGAAAaagtagaggaaaagagagaaagcggTAAGAAAAATTTGGGAAATGGTCCAGTTTTTCATGTCAGAAAATCCTTTAGTAACTCGCATCTGCCTATTTTTACGCTGATGACAAGTATTAAATATTCTTGCGCTtaatcttgtaattattttctctcaccatgctcacaatttcctgctctcgttgcatcaattaaaaacttgtcccgaattaacatccgctcattcaagaaagaagaaagaaaaaggcaaaaagGAAGGGATGGaaggaaaatgagaaggaaaatagaaaaagggggaggagaagaagaagggagcgaagaaaagaaggggaaaggggagaaagagaaaatagagggggcttaTTGTTTATGGATACCCTATAGTTCTGCAGTACTTagttatgaaacttgttttactcaGTAATGCTCATGCGTGGtgattaaaaggattttcgGCTATATAGAGGTGAACCGGGACggggctttcattctttaacttggcTTGACTAACTCCTTTGTTCCCCGAAAATAATTGTTAGGTTTGATAGTTAGCGTTTGCGTGAGCACCCACCAAAactcttaacaaaagaaaagaatggtttgtatagctccattcttgctttgtcggcaagtgataattaactcgttaagtacccattccacacactacgtcatagtagctttcgaaaactacttttacttgggtatgtgtttaaacattgaagctaaatgtgctaaaaaaattaaatagttacattatgtaaatagcttttgttgctttgctctgaagcgcattgagcatccaatcaagatggaaagtgcgctttacaaatatcatgtattattatttttagctgccatataacactgaattctgtattataccaagttgtgacttggttttatcatttccaattcatataacaaaatatatttcgaagGAAAATCTTgctttactgaaaaaaaaaatgtttataactTTAATTGATGTCCGACTAATCTATCGATATAAAACCGCAGTTCGTAAATATGATAGTTTAATATTTACTTCGACGTCAATTATtcgtgttattatcatcatgtaggTGTGTCAGGGATATTAATATTCGTTTTAATCCCATCTATAATTTCGTATAAAATTGCGCGAAATATATGCGTTGTTCTCATCATGAAGCTGGTACCCCTCTTCATGCTTCTCctttattatttccaccactttcatctcttcccaattcgaatatctaccaatgtaacttaaaaaccgcaATAGAGAGCAGGTAATGTGATCAgatgttttagcaaaaagataaatctgttCCATCTGTTACATTCAGGtaaatttatacttttatagggtgagggttttagagacCCGATTTGAACCGAAATTAAAAGAATATCCTCATTTATTGTTGCTAACGCATCAATAAATTAATCCCCCcccatttctatgaacatcctgtcataaattgggaagcggatgtgatcaaaggagatcaaatGTGTGGGTGGGGAGCAAGACTCTACCAGactgttgacaataacaaaagaaccaaataacaaatcgatgagcacaaccagttttgctggtgttcgctttttgcacgtctactttgtatgatcttggtcatactagtattcgttttcaacgtacctttcattccctttattagggttttatcaaccatgtcaacgaattgacgatcccaatattgaccgcacgtttgttttaacataatgagaattcgcaaatgcccgtaatattcataattctgttttattttaagtttgtctttaatgtttgttaacattcactctgttaataacttgtcaattttgatttaccaaaaATTTAAAGCCTGCTTATTAATgtcttttatctattttaattcttttttttttttatatgcctttctttcttcttccctAATTCCACCCTGTGCACCCCATTAAAACTCAATgaagaatgtttcaaatgtATTCTAGTTCTTACACTGTTCATAAGAAGATGGGATTATGTGTATAGTTAACGCTGAAGGGAGAGGAATGGGTAcgtatggaaaaaaaagttatcccaaaagatagagaattgatctccatgacattaaatcacaattgtgtcctatttttttctaaacaagcttgtatgatacatgtatgtctcccacgtaaggcgtaaggaaa contains:
- the LOC135157321 gene encoding laminin subunit alpha-1-like is translated as MYKPWQYFAISDSECVKEYGIVPSRDMHRFSRDDEVTCTSLYSKLEPLENGEIHSSIVNGRPTATNPSQVLIEFTSARFIRLRLQQIRTLHADLMTFYSRGIRYVDPIVSRRYYYSIKDISVGGQCICFGHAEQCILNAFAGPNDMALKCICEHNTCGDQCNQCCRGFQQFPWRPGNADFGNSCRPCNCHGHADDCYYDAKVNAQSLSIDENGNYNGGGVCVGCRDNTDGLNCQTCRDGFYRPLGVEPTDPAPCSACICSRVGTDPESNYNCVKDERSQSNMNPGDCFCKEGYAGPSCDRCARGYRGYPDCEKCECSDAGSSNVDPCEGPCECKPNVEGSNCDTCKRGFFNLVGDNPDGCGQCYCFGITTECTSVPWGIEQVTTLSGWFVTNLERSSYAFPDTTGTDMLAINHYKALEDLGNTGYYWFASTEYLGNKLSSHGGYLTFSVSYSIQRGDIYQQPTRDADVVIEGDRLLLYQSFLYLQPEEERTARIQMAAGNWFVMTSDVDLSTGVMGRRATSEEFMRVLADVRMLLIRASYNTRPRESRYIVIFSSLRWG